A stretch of the Mesorhizobium huakuii genome encodes the following:
- a CDS encoding amino acid ABC transporter permease: protein MLYPDTVEAEILVHKPWFVATMFGVVLLLFMAFNMAGTSFAELMRPVIGEPSVSGLYGRFAIAFAIAVIFTLNVVLIGFAPIKFQIGIVWLELLLLFIAFFETFHLSLPFIREKLPFLISQGVVTTLYVSAISIVIASVIAVAGAVAKLSSNGFAYAIASFYTSFFRGLPLLMQVYLIYLGLPQLGFVINAVPAGILALSLCYGAYMTEIFRSGIQSIDRGQWEASRSMGFGFALTMRRIILPQALPVIIPPTGNQFISMLKDSSLVSVIGVWELMFLARTLGQKTFQHMEMLISAAMIYWMLSICLELIQARIERHYRRSKVR from the coding sequence ATGCTCTATCCGGATACCGTCGAAGCCGAAATCCTCGTCCACAAACCCTGGTTTGTGGCGACGATGTTCGGCGTCGTTCTGCTGCTCTTCATGGCCTTCAACATGGCGGGCACCAGCTTCGCTGAACTGATGCGTCCGGTGATCGGCGAACCGTCGGTGAGTGGCCTCTACGGCCGCTTTGCCATTGCTTTCGCTATAGCGGTGATCTTCACCTTGAATGTCGTGCTGATCGGTTTCGCGCCGATCAAGTTCCAGATCGGCATCGTCTGGCTCGAACTGCTGCTGCTGTTCATCGCCTTCTTCGAGACGTTCCATCTCAGCCTGCCCTTCATCAGGGAGAAGCTGCCGTTCCTGATCAGCCAGGGCGTTGTCACCACGCTCTACGTTTCGGCGATTTCCATCGTCATCGCCTCGGTCATCGCCGTTGCCGGCGCGGTCGCCAAGCTTTCCAGCAATGGCTTCGCTTACGCCATCGCCAGCTTCTACACCTCCTTCTTCCGCGGCCTTCCGCTGCTCATGCAGGTCTATCTGATCTATCTCGGCTTGCCGCAACTCGGCTTCGTCATCAACGCGGTGCCTGCCGGCATCCTGGCGCTTTCGCTCTGCTATGGCGCCTACATGACCGAGATTTTCCGCTCCGGCATACAGAGTATCGATCGCGGCCAGTGGGAGGCGTCGCGCTCCATGGGTTTCGGCTTCGCATTGACCATGCGCCGCATCATCCTGCCGCAGGCGCTGCCGGTCATCATTCCGCCGACCGGCAACCAGTTCATCTCGATGCTGAAGGATTCCTCGCTGGTCTCGGTCATCGGCGTCTGGGAACTGATGTTCCTGGCGCGCACCCTCGGCCAGAAGACCTTCCAGCACATGGAGATGCTGATTTCGGCCGCCATGATCTACTGGATGCTGTCCATCTGCCTCGAACTGATCCAGGCACGGATCGAGCGGCACTACCGCAGGAGCAAGGTCAGATGA
- a CDS encoding amino acid ABC transporter ATP-binding protein: MNAHVIIEARNVSKWYGAFHVLKDINLTVHKGERIVICGPSGSGKSTLIRCFNRLEAHQEGDITVNGVALHGKMGNVADVRSNVGMVFQHFNLFPHMTVLMNCMAGPMWVKGVSEKEARKTALKFLERVRIPEQANKFPIQLSGGQQQRVAIARSLCMEPAVMLFDEPTSALDPEMVSEVLDTMTELARDGMTMVCVTHEMGFARAVADRVIFMDAGQIVEAGTPDEFFGHPRHDRTRLFLSQILKH; encoded by the coding sequence ATGAACGCTCATGTCATCATCGAAGCGCGCAACGTATCGAAGTGGTACGGCGCCTTTCACGTCTTGAAGGACATCAACCTGACCGTCCACAAGGGCGAGCGGATCGTCATTTGCGGGCCGTCGGGTTCCGGCAAATCGACGCTCATCCGCTGCTTCAATCGCCTGGAGGCGCATCAGGAGGGCGATATCACCGTCAATGGCGTTGCCTTGCATGGCAAGATGGGCAACGTCGCCGACGTGCGCTCCAACGTCGGCATGGTGTTCCAGCATTTCAACCTGTTTCCGCACATGACGGTGCTGATGAACTGCATGGCCGGCCCGATGTGGGTGAAGGGGGTGTCGGAAAAGGAGGCGCGCAAGACCGCGCTGAAGTTCCTCGAGCGGGTTCGCATTCCCGAGCAGGCGAACAAGTTCCCCATCCAGCTGTCCGGCGGCCAGCAGCAGCGTGTGGCGATTGCCCGCAGCCTGTGCATGGAGCCGGCTGTCATGCTGTTCGACGAACCGACCTCCGCCCTCGACCCGGAAATGGTCTCGGAGGTGCTGGACACCATGACGGAACTGGCCCGCGACGGCATGACCATGGTGTGCGTGACGCATGAGATGGGCTTTGCCCGTGCCGTGGCCGACCGCGTCATCTTCATGGACGCCGGGCAGATCGTCGAGGCCGGTACGCCAGACGAATTCTTCGGCCACCCACGCCACGATCGAACCAGATTGTTCCTCAGCCAGATCCTGAAACACTGA
- a CDS encoding flavin-containing monooxygenase, whose translation MSVEKIDTLVVGGGQAGVAMSEHLSKCGVPHLVLERGRIAERWRSQRWDSLVANGPAWHDRFPGMEFPVTGPDGFPSKEEVADYFAAYAKQINAPIRCGVEVKLAQRNVGRPGFRVETSDGVIEANSIVAATGPFQVPVIPALVPGDAGIPQIHSSEYRNPGQLPKGAVLVVGAGSSGVQIADELQRSGRRVYLSVGPHDRPPRAYRGRDFCWWLGVLGKWDLETPGPGTEHVTIAVSGARGGETIDFRRLAAQGLTLVGMTKTYQDGVLTFAPDLAKNIARGDANLMSLLDEADAYVARNGLDLPQEPAARRIDPDPECLANPLRELDLAEAGISSIIWATGFAVDYSWLKVDAFDGKGRPRHQRGVSTEPGIYFLGLPWQSRRGSSFIWGVWHDAKHVADRISTQRKYLAYHAAAQRETVDA comes from the coding sequence ATGTCGGTGGAAAAAATAGACACACTTGTCGTCGGCGGTGGCCAGGCGGGGGTGGCTATGTCTGAGCATCTGAGCAAATGCGGCGTGCCGCATCTCGTTCTCGAGCGTGGCCGGATCGCTGAGCGCTGGCGTTCGCAGCGGTGGGACTCGCTCGTTGCCAACGGCCCGGCCTGGCACGACCGTTTCCCGGGCATGGAATTTCCCGTGACGGGTCCCGACGGCTTTCCCTCCAAGGAGGAGGTTGCGGACTATTTCGCCGCCTATGCAAAACAGATCAATGCGCCGATCCGCTGCGGCGTCGAGGTCAAGCTCGCACAAAGAAATGTCGGACGGCCCGGGTTCCGCGTCGAGACGTCGGACGGGGTGATCGAAGCCAACAGCATCGTCGCGGCGACCGGACCGTTCCAGGTCCCCGTCATCCCCGCTCTTGTCCCCGGCGATGCCGGCATTCCGCAGATCCATTCCAGCGAGTACCGCAACCCCGGACAATTGCCAAAGGGCGCGGTGCTGGTGGTCGGGGCGGGATCGTCAGGTGTGCAGATCGCCGATGAGTTGCAGCGCTCGGGGCGGCGCGTCTACCTCTCGGTCGGCCCGCACGACCGCCCGCCGCGCGCCTATCGCGGGCGCGATTTCTGCTGGTGGCTTGGCGTTCTCGGCAAATGGGACCTCGAGACCCCAGGGCCTGGCACAGAACATGTCACGATCGCGGTGAGCGGCGCGCGTGGCGGCGAGACGATTGATTTCCGTCGGCTGGCCGCGCAGGGACTTACCCTGGTCGGCATGACGAAAACATATCAGGACGGCGTGCTGACCTTCGCGCCCGATCTGGCGAAGAACATTGCCCGCGGTGACGCCAACCTGATGTCGCTGCTGGACGAGGCTGACGCCTATGTCGCGCGCAACGGCCTCGACCTTCCGCAAGAGCCCGCGGCCCGTCGGATCGACCCGGATCCCGAATGCCTGGCTAATCCGCTTCGTGAACTCGATCTGGCCGAAGCCGGCATATCGTCGATCATCTGGGCGACAGGCTTTGCCGTCGATTACAGCTGGCTGAAGGTCGATGCTTTTGACGGGAAGGGCCGGCCGAGGCATCAGCGCGGCGTCTCGACCGAACCTGGAATCTATTTTCTCGGCCTTCCCTGGCAGTCGCGAAGAGGATCGAGTTTCATCTGGGGTGTCTGGCATGATGCCAAGCATGTCGCCGACCGTATTTCGACGCAGCGCAAATATCTGGCCTATCACGCTGCCGCTCAACGCGAGACAGTGGACGCCTGA
- a CDS encoding ABC transporter substrate-binding protein translates to MTTIISKFRRAALAAGIALSALSVSLHAEAGSLKLGMTTWVGYGPLFLARDMGYFKEGGLDVSLEIIEEASMYMAAVAAGELDGSASTIDEIMKYRSKDVCFKSVYALDDSHGGDGVLAPSGVKSVADLKGMEVGLNEGSVSQFWFNILLKQAGLSQTDVKITNMTADDAAAAFMADRIPVAVTWEPHLTLAKKENKGQVLIDSSKTPGLIVDVVALNCDYITKNPADVEALVKGLYKANEFIKENPAKAYEVMAKGVGGWLKDPKDFASSAAGVNFYGKDRNAQFFAGGETGEAGKLIKLGGDIWGGFGKLKMDIKYDDLVDTSFLAK, encoded by the coding sequence ATGACGACAATAATCTCGAAGTTTCGCCGCGCCGCGCTTGCGGCCGGCATTGCGCTGAGCGCCCTTTCGGTGAGCCTCCACGCCGAAGCCGGCAGCTTGAAGCTGGGCATGACGACCTGGGTCGGATACGGCCCGCTCTTCCTTGCGCGTGACATGGGCTACTTCAAGGAAGGCGGCCTCGATGTCTCGCTCGAAATCATCGAGGAAGCATCGATGTACATGGCGGCCGTCGCCGCCGGCGAGCTCGACGGCAGTGCCTCGACCATCGACGAAATCATGAAATACCGTTCGAAGGATGTCTGCTTCAAATCGGTCTATGCCCTGGACGACAGCCATGGCGGCGACGGCGTTCTGGCGCCGAGCGGCGTCAAGAGCGTCGCCGATCTCAAGGGCATGGAAGTCGGGCTGAACGAAGGCTCGGTGTCGCAGTTCTGGTTCAACATCCTGCTCAAGCAGGCCGGTCTCAGCCAGACCGATGTGAAGATCACCAACATGACGGCGGATGATGCCGCCGCCGCCTTCATGGCCGACCGCATTCCCGTTGCCGTCACCTGGGAACCGCATCTGACGCTGGCCAAGAAGGAAAACAAAGGACAGGTGCTGATCGACTCCTCCAAGACGCCAGGCCTGATCGTCGATGTGGTGGCGCTGAACTGCGACTACATCACCAAGAACCCGGCGGATGTCGAGGCGCTGGTCAAGGGGCTCTACAAGGCCAACGAGTTCATCAAGGAAAATCCTGCGAAGGCTTATGAGGTGATGGCCAAGGGCGTCGGCGGCTGGCTGAAGGATCCGAAGGACTTCGCCTCCTCCGCCGCGGGCGTGAACTTCTACGGCAAGGACCGCAATGCCCAATTCTTCGCCGGCGGCGAGACTGGCGAAGCCGGCAAGCTGATCAAGCTCGGCGGCGATATCTGGGGCGGCTTCGGCAAGCTCAAGATGGACATCAAATACGACGACCTCGTCGATACGTCGTTCCTTGCGAAGTGA
- a CDS encoding ABC transporter ATP-binding protein, whose amino-acid sequence MDALTLATKPKSADIGIDNVVLRYGKGDNAVLALDGISFHVVPNEFCVIVGPSGCGKSSLLYLIAGLEERTGGMISVGGKPVTEPGPDRGMVFQAYTLFPWLTVAQNVEYGPKRKGMPAAERRATVEHFLQEVGLAKFANHYPSQLSGGMKQRVAIARALANDPQVLLMDEPFGALDSQPRHSMQKLLLRIWDHSKKTVLFVTHDIDEAILLADRVLVMSGRPGQIKKEIRVGLPRPRSMDLVMEPNFIAMKREILELLKNDEDDEH is encoded by the coding sequence ATGGATGCCCTGACACTCGCGACGAAACCGAAGAGCGCCGACATCGGCATCGACAATGTGGTCCTGCGCTACGGCAAGGGCGACAACGCCGTGCTGGCGCTGGACGGCATCTCATTCCATGTCGTGCCCAATGAGTTCTGCGTGATCGTCGGCCCATCGGGCTGCGGCAAGTCGAGCCTGCTCTATCTCATTGCCGGTCTCGAGGAGCGCACCGGCGGCATGATCTCCGTCGGCGGCAAGCCGGTCACCGAGCCAGGCCCGGATCGCGGCATGGTGTTTCAGGCCTATACCCTGTTTCCCTGGCTGACCGTGGCGCAGAACGTCGAATACGGCCCGAAGCGCAAGGGCATGCCGGCGGCCGAGCGCAGGGCCACCGTCGAGCATTTTCTCCAGGAAGTCGGCCTGGCGAAATTCGCCAACCATTATCCCTCGCAGCTGTCCGGCGGCATGAAGCAGCGCGTGGCGATTGCGCGTGCGCTCGCCAACGATCCGCAGGTGCTGCTGATGGACGAACCCTTCGGAGCGCTCGACAGCCAGCCCCGCCACTCCATGCAGAAGCTTTTGCTGAGGATCTGGGACCATTCCAAGAAAACCGTCCTGTTCGTCACCCACGACATTGACGAGGCGATCCTGCTGGCGGACCGGGTGCTCGTCATGTCCGGCCGGCCCGGCCAGATCAAGAAAGAAATCCGCGTCGGCCTCCCGCGTCCGCGCAGCATGGACCTGGTCATGGAGCCGAACTTCATCGCCATGAAGCGGGAAATCCTCGAGCTCTTGAAGAACGACGAAGACGACGAGCACTAA
- a CDS encoding GMC family oxidoreductase: MSIATAEFDYIVIGAGSAGCVLANRLSANPANRVCLIEAGGSDDRTRVRVPAGILSLYGNPTFDYGYKGVPQPLLNNRRIPVNRGKLLGGSSSINSMVYIRGAVQDYDEWAALGCAGWSYADVLPVFKTLERNLLSQSPAYHGFDGELLVDNPRDPNAVSSLWVEAGRSVGLPENRDFNGDGQLGLGIYNVTQDKGERFSAYTAFVRPVLGRSNLQVLSGVEVLNLAIENGRVTGVNVIRDGAAQRLSCRAEVVLSAGAIGSPRILLASGIGPAEELKAAGVEPVMNLPGVGKNLRDHVDGMITVRSNSTRTLGLSLANLPAMLAAPFQYFVRRKGMLTTNYVEAGGFARTKYAGDIPDVQFHFVPGYRSHRGRLVEYGHGYAVHTCVLRPGSVGAITLERDGTRRNVLIDHRFFSDGQDALTLVEGIKLARSILAAPVFADIRGPEILPGPDVVSDDEILAYLRAEALTVYHPVGTAKMGNDAMAVVDPAGLKVRGFDNLRVGDASIMPTLIGGNTNAPSMMIGEKAARAMLS; the protein is encoded by the coding sequence ATGAGCATCGCGACCGCGGAATTCGACTATATCGTCATCGGCGCGGGCTCGGCCGGTTGTGTCCTGGCCAACAGGCTGAGCGCAAACCCCGCCAATCGCGTCTGCCTCATCGAGGCCGGCGGCAGCGACGATCGAACAAGGGTGCGCGTGCCGGCCGGCATTCTCTCGCTCTACGGCAATCCGACTTTCGACTACGGCTACAAGGGCGTGCCGCAGCCGCTGCTCAACAACCGCCGCATACCGGTCAATCGAGGCAAGCTTCTTGGCGGGTCGAGTTCGATCAACTCGATGGTCTACATCCGTGGCGCCGTGCAGGACTACGACGAGTGGGCAGCGCTTGGCTGCGCGGGGTGGTCCTATGCCGACGTGCTGCCGGTCTTCAAGACGCTGGAGCGCAATCTCCTGTCGCAGAGCCCGGCCTATCACGGCTTCGACGGCGAATTGCTGGTCGACAATCCGCGTGATCCCAACGCCGTATCCAGCCTCTGGGTAGAGGCGGGTCGCAGCGTCGGCCTGCCCGAAAACCGCGACTTCAACGGCGATGGCCAACTCGGCCTCGGCATCTACAACGTCACCCAGGACAAGGGCGAGCGCTTCTCGGCCTACACCGCCTTCGTCCGGCCGGTTCTCGGCCGCTCGAACCTCCAGGTCCTGTCAGGCGTCGAGGTGCTTAATCTGGCGATCGAAAACGGACGCGTGACCGGCGTCAATGTGATCAGGGACGGAGCAGCCCAAAGGCTGTCATGCCGCGCCGAAGTCGTCCTGAGTGCGGGTGCGATCGGATCGCCGCGCATCCTGCTTGCTTCCGGCATTGGCCCGGCCGAAGAGCTGAAGGCGGCGGGGGTGGAACCGGTCATGAACCTGCCCGGCGTCGGCAAGAATTTGCGCGACCATGTCGACGGCATGATCACCGTGCGGTCGAACAGCACCAGGACGCTCGGCCTGTCGCTCGCCAATCTGCCGGCGATGCTGGCCGCACCCTTTCAGTATTTCGTCCGGCGCAAGGGCATGCTGACGACCAATTACGTCGAGGCCGGCGGTTTCGCCAGGACGAAATATGCCGGCGATATTCCCGATGTCCAATTCCACTTTGTCCCGGGCTACCGCAGCCATCGCGGCCGGCTCGTCGAATATGGCCATGGCTATGCCGTGCACACTTGCGTGCTGCGGCCGGGAAGCGTCGGCGCAATCACGCTCGAGCGCGACGGCACCCGCCGCAACGTGCTGATCGATCACCGCTTCTTCAGTGACGGGCAGGATGCTTTGACCCTGGTCGAAGGCATCAAGCTGGCGCGCTCGATCCTGGCTGCACCGGTCTTTGCCGATATTCGCGGACCGGAAATCCTGCCGGGACCCGATGTCGTCAGCGACGACGAGATCCTCGCCTATCTGCGTGCCGAAGCGCTCACCGTCTATCACCCGGTCGGCACGGCCAAGATGGGCAACGACGCCATGGCAGTGGTCGATCCCGCCGGCCTCAAGGTGCGCGGCTTCGACAATCTGCGCGTGGGGGACGCCTCGATCATGCCGACACTGATCGGCGGCAACACCAATGCGCCGTCCATGATGATCGGCGAAAAAGCAGCCAGGGCGATGCTGTCGTAG
- a CDS encoding ABC transporter permease, producing the protein MTTSVEKNQPGRSAWKAVTTPFQAVSRPLSITLSVLVWGAVIGGWFALTYSGAVKEMFLPRPESVLFTTINMALDGSLWEHVLASVQVVLIGFVISSIVAVPLGLTMGTYRIVQAALDPLVNFIRYLPVTSFVPLFILWIGIGIEQRVAVIIFGIFFQQLVMIADSARSVQRDLVNAAYTLGTKRSDTVFHIVFPATLPNVLDVLRVTMGWAWTYLVVAELVAARSGLGYISLKAMRGFQVDVIFMAIALIGILGLCTDQLFRGIRRLVAPWAN; encoded by the coding sequence GTGACCACGAGCGTGGAAAAAAATCAGCCCGGTCGATCCGCCTGGAAAGCTGTCACCACGCCTTTTCAGGCCGTGTCGCGCCCTCTCTCCATCACGCTCAGCGTCCTGGTCTGGGGCGCGGTCATCGGCGGCTGGTTTGCCTTGACCTATTCCGGAGCGGTCAAGGAAATGTTCCTGCCGCGCCCGGAATCCGTACTGTTCACCACCATCAACATGGCGCTTGACGGCTCCTTGTGGGAGCACGTGCTGGCCAGCGTCCAGGTGGTGCTGATCGGCTTCGTCATTTCGAGCATCGTGGCGGTGCCGCTTGGGCTAACGATGGGCACCTACCGCATCGTCCAGGCCGCGCTCGACCCGCTCGTCAATTTCATCCGCTATCTGCCGGTGACGTCCTTCGTGCCGCTTTTCATCCTGTGGATCGGCATCGGCATCGAGCAGCGCGTGGCCGTCATCATCTTCGGCATCTTCTTCCAGCAACTGGTGATGATCGCCGACAGCGCCCGCAGCGTTCAGCGCGACCTCGTCAATGCGGCTTACACGCTCGGGACGAAACGCAGCGACACGGTCTTCCACATCGTCTTTCCGGCCACGCTTCCCAATGTGCTCGACGTGCTGCGCGTCACGATGGGCTGGGCCTGGACCTATCTCGTCGTCGCCGAACTCGTCGCCGCGCGCAGCGGGCTTGGCTACATATCGCTGAAGGCCATGCGCGGCTTCCAGGTCGACGTCATCTTCATGGCCATCGCCCTGATCGGCATCCTTGGCCTTTGCACCGACCAATTGTTCCGGGGCATCCGCCGCCTCGTCGCTCCCTGGGCCAATTGA
- a CDS encoding DUF1028 domain-containing protein: MTFSIVARCSRTGMFGVAVSSSSPAVAARCAYAQAGVGAVASQNVTDPTLGTRGLELLARGASAAEAVAILKRTGAYSEYRQVLAVDVAGTTAIHSGPRALGIWAEARADNVACGGNMLAHDGVPQAMVEAFLASEGHLGDRLIATMRAALKAGGEAGPVHSAGMKLVREVAWPVADLRCDWSESCPIEELAALWDRYKPQLDAYVTRAINPSDAPSYGVPGDE, from the coding sequence ATGACGTTCTCAATTGTCGCGCGGTGCAGCCGCACCGGCATGTTCGGCGTCGCGGTGTCGTCCTCCTCACCGGCGGTGGCGGCGCGTTGCGCCTATGCGCAGGCGGGCGTGGGCGCGGTCGCCAGCCAGAACGTCACCGATCCGACTCTCGGTACGAGAGGGCTCGAACTGCTGGCGCGCGGAGCCTCGGCCGCCGAGGCGGTCGCCATCCTGAAGCGCACCGGCGCCTACAGCGAGTACCGGCAGGTGCTGGCTGTCGATGTCGCCGGGACCACCGCCATCCATTCCGGGCCGAGGGCGCTTGGCATCTGGGCGGAAGCGCGTGCGGACAATGTCGCCTGCGGCGGCAACATGCTGGCCCATGATGGCGTGCCGCAAGCCATGGTCGAGGCCTTCCTCGCCTCGGAAGGGCATCTCGGCGACCGCCTGATCGCGACCATGCGCGCCGCGCTGAAGGCGGGTGGCGAGGCGGGTCCGGTCCATTCGGCTGGAATGAAGCTGGTGCGCGAGGTCGCCTGGCCGGTCGCGGACCTGCGCTGCGACTGGAGCGAAAGCTGCCCGATCGAGGAGCTGGCAGCCCTGTGGGATCGCTACAAGCCGCAACTCGATGCCTATGTCACCCGCGCGATCAATCCGTCCGACGCGCCGAGCTATGGCGTGCCGGGCGACGAGTAG
- a CDS encoding transporter substrate-binding domain-containing protein, with product MTIWNRRQLTMAAMALALGAYPAHAGAVLDRVMAAGTLKVATDANWAPQSFVNASNELDGFDVDVAKAIGKHLGVKVEFITPGWDIITAGNWAGRWDMHAGSMTPTKKRAEIFDFPAVYYYTPAAVAVHKDSKAKTLADLDGKVVGATSTSTFEAYAKKDLTLDAAGAPPFEYKLNPKEVHSYENSTTAFDDLRLGDGVRLDAVVSSLPSILDAQKAGYPIKQLGDPVFYEPLAIAIERGDPELSAKIADAVKAMKADGTLSKLSEKWYGQDYSKTN from the coding sequence ATGACAATCTGGAACAGACGACAGCTGACGATGGCCGCGATGGCGCTTGCGCTTGGCGCATATCCTGCTCACGCCGGCGCTGTGCTCGACCGCGTGATGGCGGCCGGCACGCTCAAGGTGGCGACCGACGCCAACTGGGCGCCGCAATCCTTCGTGAATGCCAGCAACGAGCTGGACGGCTTCGATGTCGACGTCGCCAAGGCGATCGGCAAGCACCTCGGCGTCAAGGTCGAGTTCATCACGCCCGGCTGGGACATCATCACGGCCGGCAATTGGGCAGGGCGCTGGGACATGCATGCCGGCTCGATGACGCCGACCAAGAAGCGCGCCGAGATCTTCGATTTTCCGGCGGTCTATTATTACACACCGGCGGCCGTTGCCGTGCACAAGGACAGCAAGGCGAAGACTTTGGCCGATCTCGACGGCAAGGTGGTCGGCGCCACCAGCACCTCCACCTTCGAGGCCTATGCCAAGAAGGATCTGACGCTCGACGCCGCCGGCGCGCCGCCATTCGAGTACAAGCTCAACCCGAAGGAGGTCCACTCCTACGAGAATTCGACGACCGCCTTCGACGACCTTCGCCTTGGCGATGGCGTGCGCCTCGACGCGGTGGTCTCCTCGCTGCCGTCGATCCTGGATGCGCAGAAGGCCGGCTACCCGATCAAGCAGCTGGGCGATCCGGTATTCTACGAACCGCTGGCGATCGCCATCGAGCGCGGCGATCCCGAACTCTCCGCCAAGATCGCCGACGCCGTGAAGGCGATGAAGGCGGACGGCACGCTGAGCAAGCTTTCCGAAAAATGGTACGGGCAGGATTATTCGAAGACAAACTAG
- a CDS encoding RidA family protein, whose translation MAHTRIRKFNTKDTYPEQKLDNDLCQAVVTRGGRTVYLRGQCPQDLDTAKNIDSHDPAEQTHKVMQNIRQLIEECGGTMEHLVKVVVYITDVRHREAVYRTMGEYIKGVHPVSTGLVVSALARPDWLVEIDGTAVIPD comes from the coding sequence ATGGCGCATACGAGAATTCGCAAGTTCAACACCAAGGACACCTATCCCGAGCAGAAGCTCGACAATGATCTGTGCCAGGCGGTCGTCACGCGGGGTGGCCGGACGGTCTATCTGCGTGGCCAGTGTCCTCAGGATCTCGACACCGCCAAGAATATCGACAGCCACGATCCGGCCGAGCAGACGCACAAGGTGATGCAGAACATCAGGCAGCTCATCGAGGAGTGCGGCGGCACCATGGAGCATCTGGTCAAGGTGGTCGTCTACATCACCGACGTGCGCCATCGCGAGGCGGTCTACCGCACCATGGGCGAGTACATCAAAGGCGTGCATCCCGTCTCGACCGGCCTCGTCGTGTCGGCCCTGGCGCGGCCGGACTGGCTGGTCGAGATAGACGGCACCGCCGTCATCCCGGATTGA
- a CDS encoding alpha/beta fold hydrolase: MARTGQLDVEGVLLNWRLDGEGGVPLVCIHGVGSYLEAWNGVAGQLKDHFAVLTFDLRGHGRSSRVKGRYEIDDFVGETLALADHMGFATFHLAGFSLGGLIAQRLALTHAERLQKMVLLSTVAGRTPEERHAVRGRLAALMASDASAHHAASLSRWLTEEFQDSNPEIIAELRRRDAENDRDCYVAAYRVLAETDFGGILDRITCPTLIVTGEDDQGSSPRMARLMHEQLQGSQLAILPGLRHSILIEAPARVAAAMGDFLLDQGAKRAAAHG, from the coding sequence ATGGCGCGCACCGGCCAGCTCGATGTCGAAGGCGTGCTGCTCAACTGGCGCCTGGACGGCGAGGGCGGCGTGCCGCTGGTCTGCATCCATGGCGTCGGCTCCTACCTCGAAGCCTGGAATGGCGTGGCCGGGCAGTTGAAGGATCACTTCGCGGTTCTCACCTTCGACCTGCGCGGCCACGGTCGCTCCAGCCGCGTGAAGGGTCGCTACGAGATCGACGATTTCGTCGGCGAGACTCTGGCGCTGGCCGACCATATGGGGTTTGCCACTTTCCATCTGGCCGGGTTTTCGCTGGGTGGCCTGATCGCACAGCGCCTGGCGCTGACGCATGCCGAGCGCCTGCAAAAAATGGTGCTGTTGTCTACGGTCGCCGGCCGCACGCCCGAAGAGCGGCACGCGGTGCGTGGCCGGCTGGCGGCGCTGATGGCGAGCGACGCCTCGGCGCATCACGCCGCCTCGCTGTCGCGTTGGCTGACGGAGGAATTTCAGGACAGCAATCCGGAGATTATCGCGGAGCTGCGCCGGCGGGATGCCGAGAACGACCGCGACTGCTACGTGGCAGCCTATCGCGTTCTGGCCGAAACCGATTTCGGCGGCATTCTCGACCGCATCACTTGCCCGACGCTGATCGTGACCGGCGAGGATGACCAGGGTTCCAGCCCGCGCATGGCGCGGCTGATGCACGAACAGCTGCAAGGGTCGCAACTCGCGATCCTGCCCGGACTTCGCCATTCGATCCTGATCGAGGCGCCGGCTCGGGTTGCCGCGGCGATGGGCGATTTCCTGTTGGATCAAGGTGCCAAGAGGGCGGCGGCCCATGGATAG